From Domibacillus sp. DTU_2020_1001157_1_SI_ALB_TIR_016, a single genomic window includes:
- a CDS encoding SDR family oxidoreductase, with amino-acid sequence MKVLVVGANGQIGQKLVGLLQGSEKHEAQAMVRKEEQAEALREKGIEAVVANLEGSVDELTDAAYGCDAIVFTAGSGGHTGPDKTLLIDLDGAAKMVEAAEKIGVKRFLMVSALQANNRENWNKAILPYYAAKHYADRAVEQSSLTYTIVRPGGLLDEPGTGRVEAGEQLERGSIPREDVASVVFHALDEAHTFNRSFDLISGEKSISSALKQI; translated from the coding sequence ATGAAAGTGCTGGTAGTTGGAGCAAACGGACAAATCGGGCAAAAATTAGTCGGGCTTCTGCAGGGTAGTGAAAAGCACGAAGCACAGGCTATGGTACGCAAGGAAGAACAAGCGGAAGCGCTGAGGGAAAAAGGAATAGAAGCGGTTGTTGCCAATCTGGAAGGCAGTGTAGATGAGCTGACAGATGCGGCGTATGGCTGTGATGCGATTGTTTTTACCGCTGGATCCGGCGGTCACACCGGTCCTGATAAAACGCTTTTGATTGACTTGGACGGAGCAGCAAAAATGGTGGAAGCAGCCGAAAAAATCGGAGTAAAAAGATTTTTGATGGTGAGTGCACTGCAAGCGAACAATCGCGAAAACTGGAATAAAGCGATTCTTCCTTACTATGCAGCGAAGCACTATGCAGACCGTGCAGTTGAACAAAGCTCACTGACTTATACGATTGTGCGCCCTGGCGGCTTGTTGGATGAGCCAGGCACAGGCAGAGTGGAGGCGGGCGAACAGCTTGAGCGCGGTTCCATTCCGCGTGAAGACGTAGCATCGGTCGTTTTTCATGCACTTGACGAGGCACATACGTTTAACCGTTCCTTTGATCTGATCTCTGGAGAAAAGTCGATCAGCAGTGCGTTAAAACAAATTTAA
- a CDS encoding acyl-CoA thioesterase, translating to MEPKKCRESRVVRTSRVFPNDVNNHNTLFGGRLMSDVDQVASISAARHSRKECVTASTDSVDFLHPIRPSDSVCFESFVTWTGSSSMEVFVKIIAEDLKTGARKIAATAFLTFVALDDNRRPAPVPGVIPVTNEEKKLNETAPMRAQKRKERKKDSKELAAYLTTDKLES from the coding sequence GGTGTTTCCAAACGATGTAAACAATCATAATACATTATTTGGGGGACGTCTGATGAGTGATGTGGACCAGGTTGCGTCCATTTCAGCTGCGCGCCACAGCCGGAAGGAATGTGTAACGGCTTCAACCGATTCTGTCGACTTTTTACATCCGATCCGCCCGAGCGATTCGGTTTGCTTTGAATCGTTTGTGACGTGGACAGGCAGTTCTTCGATGGAAGTCTTTGTTAAAATTATTGCGGAAGATTTAAAAACCGGTGCGAGAAAAATCGCGGCTACTGCTTTTTTGACGTTTGTTGCTCTTGACGACAACCGGCGTCCGGCTCCTGTTCCAGGTGTGATCCCTGTTACGAATGAAGAAAAAAAGCTGAATGAAACGGCACCAATGCGGGCACAAAAGCGGAAAGAGCGGAAAAAGGACAGTAAAGAATTAGCGGCTTATTTAACAACAGACAAATTAGAGTCGTAA